The following coding sequences lie in one Isoptericola variabilis 225 genomic window:
- a CDS encoding MBL fold metallo-hydrolase, giving the protein MSTTSGYTGDVRPGGPPDVRVLDRAVVAKRSVGPTDNAAYVVACRATGLRMLVDAAADASLLLELVEQVGEACPTGPLAVVVTTHRHRDHLGALADVVDATGARTAAGADDAEAIEGATGVEVTDPLLDGDVLALGELRLDVVHLRGHTPGSVALALVGAEDSGRSHLFTGDSLFPGGVGNTQGDPARFASLIGDVTARLFEQYGDDTWVYPGHGRDTTLGAERPHLAEWRARGW; this is encoded by the coding sequence GTGAGCACCACCAGCGGCTACACCGGTGATGTCCGCCCGGGCGGCCCTCCCGACGTGCGCGTGCTCGACCGCGCGGTCGTCGCGAAGCGGTCGGTCGGCCCGACCGACAACGCCGCGTACGTCGTCGCGTGCCGGGCCACGGGCTTGCGCATGCTCGTCGACGCCGCGGCCGACGCGTCCCTCCTGCTCGAGCTCGTCGAGCAGGTCGGCGAGGCGTGCCCGACCGGCCCGCTCGCCGTCGTCGTGACGACGCACCGGCACCGCGACCACCTCGGTGCGCTCGCCGACGTCGTGGACGCGACCGGGGCGCGCACCGCGGCCGGGGCGGACGACGCCGAGGCGATCGAGGGGGCCACCGGGGTGGAGGTGACCGACCCGCTGCTGGACGGAGACGTGCTGGCCCTGGGCGAGCTACGCCTCGACGTCGTGCACCTGCGCGGGCACACGCCGGGATCGGTCGCCCTCGCCCTGGTCGGCGCCGAGGACTCCGGGCGCAGCCACCTGTTCACGGGCGACTCGCTGTTCCCGGGCGGCGTCGGCAACACCCAGGGCGACCCGGCGCGGTTCGCGAGCCTCATCGGCGACGTCACCGCACGCCTCTTCGAGCAGTACGGCGACGACACCTGGGTCTACCCGGGCCACGGCCGCGACACGACGCTCGGCGCCGAGCGCCCGCACCTGGCCGAGTGGCGTGCCCGCGGCTGGTGA
- the uvrA gene encoding excinuclease ABC subunit UvrA, which translates to MSNRLVVSGAREHNLRNVDLDMPRDSLIVFTGLSGSGKSSLAFDTIFAEGQRRYVESLSAYARQFLGQMDKPDVDFIEGLSPAVSIDQKSTNRNPRSTVGTITEVYDYLRLLFARAGTQHCPVCGEPVQKQTPQQIVDKLLELPEGTRYQVLAPVVRGRKGEYADLFTELQSQGFARARVDGEVVQLTSPPTLEKKLKHDIEVVVDRLVAREGVQRRLTDSVETALRLAGGLVMIELVDADIDDLGRIRKFSEKRACPNDHPLTLDEIEPRTFSFNAPYGACPECTGIGFRLEVDPDLVVPDEERSLAEGAIVPWAQTSSEYFTRVLSALAEEMSFSMDVPWRALPQRAKDAILHGRDHQVHVRYRNRWGRERQYSTGFEGVITFIERRHRETESDWSKERYEAFMREVPCPVCQGARLKPEVLAVKVGGKSIWDVCRMPIDQAKEFLDGLELGPRERAIAGEVLKEVHARLGFLLDVGLHYLSLERPAGTLSGGEAQRIRLATQIGSGLVGVLYVLDEPSIGLHQRDNRRLIDTLTRLRDLGNTLIVVEHDEDTIRAADWIVDVGPGAGEHGGQVVHSGEYAGLLEAEGSLTGAYLSGRRSIPVPASRRPVDPDRQVTVVGARENNLRGIDVSFPLGVLTAVTGVSGSGKSTLVNSILYTTLANQLNGARQVAGRHTRVTGTEHLDKVVHVDQGPIGRTPRSNPATYTGVWDRIRKIFAETEEAKVRGYGPGRFSFNVKGGRCEACAGDGTLKIEMNFLPDVYVPCEVCHGARYNRETLEVHFKGKTVADVLDMPIEEAAEFFKAFPAISRYLTTLVEVGLGYVRLGQPAPTLSGGEAQRVKLASELQRRSTGRTIYVLDEPTTGLHFEDIRKLLGVLQSLVDKGNTVLVIEHNLDVIKSADWIVDMGPEGGSGGGTVVAQGTPEEVAKVSESHTGRFLAEILGTRSGRRSAA; encoded by the coding sequence GTGAGCAATCGCCTCGTCGTCTCCGGTGCCCGCGAGCACAACCTGCGGAACGTCGATCTCGACATGCCCCGGGACTCGCTCATCGTGTTCACGGGGCTCTCGGGCTCCGGCAAGTCCTCGCTCGCCTTCGACACGATCTTCGCCGAGGGGCAGCGCCGCTACGTGGAGTCGCTGTCCGCGTACGCGCGGCAGTTCCTCGGGCAGATGGACAAGCCGGACGTCGACTTCATCGAGGGCCTGTCGCCCGCGGTGTCGATCGACCAGAAGTCGACGAACCGCAACCCGCGGTCGACCGTCGGCACGATCACCGAGGTGTACGACTACCTGCGGCTGCTGTTCGCGCGTGCCGGCACGCAGCACTGCCCGGTGTGCGGCGAGCCGGTGCAGAAGCAGACGCCGCAGCAGATCGTCGACAAGCTCCTCGAGCTGCCCGAGGGCACGCGCTACCAGGTGCTCGCGCCCGTCGTCCGCGGCCGCAAGGGCGAGTACGCCGATCTCTTCACCGAGCTGCAGTCGCAGGGCTTCGCCCGCGCGCGCGTCGACGGCGAGGTCGTCCAGCTGACCAGCCCGCCCACGCTCGAGAAGAAGCTCAAGCACGACATCGAGGTCGTCGTCGACCGCCTCGTCGCGCGCGAGGGCGTGCAGCGCCGCCTCACCGACTCGGTCGAGACCGCGCTGCGGCTCGCGGGCGGGCTCGTGATGATCGAGCTCGTCGACGCCGACATCGACGACCTCGGCCGCATCCGCAAGTTCTCGGAGAAGCGCGCCTGCCCCAACGACCACCCGCTGACGCTCGACGAGATCGAGCCGCGCACGTTCTCGTTCAACGCCCCGTACGGCGCCTGCCCGGAGTGCACGGGCATCGGGTTCCGTCTCGAGGTGGACCCCGACCTCGTGGTCCCCGACGAGGAGAGGTCGCTCGCCGAGGGCGCGATCGTGCCGTGGGCGCAGACGTCGTCGGAGTACTTCACGCGGGTGCTGTCGGCGCTCGCGGAGGAGATGAGCTTTTCCATGGACGTGCCGTGGCGCGCGCTGCCGCAGCGCGCCAAGGACGCGATCCTGCACGGGCGGGACCACCAGGTGCACGTGCGCTACCGCAACCGCTGGGGCCGCGAGCGCCAGTACTCGACCGGCTTCGAGGGCGTGATCACGTTCATCGAGCGCCGGCACCGCGAGACGGAGTCGGACTGGTCGAAGGAGCGCTACGAGGCCTTCATGCGCGAGGTCCCGTGCCCCGTGTGCCAGGGCGCTCGCCTCAAGCCCGAGGTGCTGGCGGTCAAGGTCGGCGGCAAGTCCATCTGGGACGTGTGCCGCATGCCGATCGACCAGGCCAAGGAGTTCCTCGACGGGCTCGAGCTGGGCCCGCGCGAGCGGGCGATCGCCGGCGAGGTCCTCAAGGAGGTGCACGCCCGGCTCGGGTTCCTGCTCGACGTCGGGCTGCACTACCTGTCCCTCGAGCGCCCGGCGGGCACGCTCTCGGGCGGCGAGGCGCAGCGCATCCGGCTCGCGACGCAGATCGGCTCGGGGCTCGTGGGCGTGCTGTACGTGCTCGACGAGCCGAGCATCGGCCTGCACCAGCGCGACAACCGGCGGCTCATCGACACCCTCACCCGCCTGCGCGACCTGGGCAACACGCTCATCGTCGTGGAGCACGACGAGGACACGATCCGCGCGGCCGACTGGATCGTCGACGTCGGGCCGGGCGCGGGCGAGCACGGGGGACAGGTCGTCCACTCGGGCGAGTACGCCGGCCTGCTCGAGGCCGAGGGGTCCCTGACGGGCGCCTACCTGTCGGGGCGCCGGAGCATCCCCGTGCCGGCGTCGCGCCGCCCGGTCGACCCCGACCGTCAGGTCACCGTCGTCGGCGCGCGCGAGAACAACCTGCGCGGCATCGACGTGTCGTTCCCGCTGGGCGTGCTCACGGCCGTCACGGGCGTGTCGGGCTCGGGCAAGTCGACGCTGGTCAACTCGATCCTCTACACGACGCTCGCGAACCAGCTCAACGGTGCCCGGCAGGTCGCGGGCCGGCACACGCGTGTCACCGGCACCGAGCACCTCGACAAGGTCGTGCACGTCGACCAGGGGCCGATCGGGCGCACGCCGCGCTCGAACCCCGCGACGTACACCGGCGTGTGGGACCGGATCCGCAAGATCTTCGCCGAGACCGAGGAGGCCAAGGTCCGCGGGTACGGGCCCGGCCGCTTCTCGTTCAACGTCAAGGGCGGGCGCTGCGAGGCGTGCGCGGGCGACGGCACGCTCAAGATCGAGATGAACTTCCTGCCCGACGTCTACGTCCCGTGCGAGGTCTGCCACGGCGCCCGGTACAACCGCGAGACGCTCGAGGTGCACTTCAAGGGCAAGACGGTCGCCGACGTGCTCGACATGCCGATCGAGGAGGCCGCCGAGTTCTTCAAGGCGTTCCCCGCGATCTCGCGCTACCTCACGACGCTCGTCGAGGTGGGCCTCGGCTACGTGCGTCTGGGTCAGCCCGCCCCGACGCTGTCGGGCGGCGAGGCGCAGCGCGTGAAGCTCGCGAGCGAGCTGCAGCGGCGTTCGACCGGCCGGACGATCTACGTGCTCGACGAGCCGACGACCGGCCTGCACTTCGAGGACATCCGCAAGCTGCTCGGTGTCCTGCAGTCGCTGGTCGACAAGGGCAACACGGTGCTCGTCATCGAGCACAACCTCGACGTCATCAAGAGTGCGGACTGGATCGTCGACATGGGGCCCGAGGGCGGCTCGGGCGGCGGCACGGTGGTCGCGCAGGGCACCCCGGAGGAGGTGGCCAAGGTCTCCGAGAGCCACACCGGCCGGTTCCTCGCCGAGATCCTGGGCACCCGGTCCGGTAGGCGCAGCGCGGCCTGA
- the uvrB gene encoding excinuclease ABC subunit UvrB has product MRPVTDLQRAVAPFEVVSEFSPSGDQPAAIAQLAERIQAGEKDVVLLGATGTGKSATTAWLIEKLQRPTLVMAPNKTLAAQLATEFRELLPNNAVEYFVSYYDYYQPEAYIAQTDTYIEKDSSINDEVERLRHSATSSLLTRRDTIVVASVSCIYGLGTPQEYVDRMVRLDVGDVVDRDEMLRRFVQMQYTRNDMAFTRGTFRVRGDTVEIIPVYEELAVRIEMFGDEIEAIQTLHPLTGEVVRDEQSVYLFPATHYVAGPERMERAIEGIEAELEERLAELERQNKLLEAQRLRMRTTYDIEMMRSIGTCNGIENYSRHIDGRAAGSPPNTLLDYFPEDFLLVIDESHVTVPQIGAMYEGDMSRKRSLVEHGFRLPSAMDNRPLRWEEFVERIGQTVYLSATPGDYELSMSDGVVEQIIRPTGLVDPEVVVKPTTGQIDDLLHEIRERVERDERVLVTTLTKKMAEDLTDYLLEKDVRVRYLHSEVDTLRRVELLRELRLGEYDVLVGINLLREGLDLPEVSLVAILDADKEGFLRSERSLIQTIGRAARNVTGQVHMYADKVTPAMRYAIDETNRRRAKQIAYNTERGIDPQPLRKKIADVTDMLAREDIDTQQLLAGGYRKPAATGKGRAPLPGAPKEGATTGNRLAGAAAGELAELIQELSDQMHAAAAELQFEVAARLRDEIAGLKKELRQMQAATA; this is encoded by the coding sequence ATGCGACCCGTGACCGACCTGCAGCGCGCGGTGGCCCCCTTCGAGGTGGTCTCCGAGTTCTCGCCGTCCGGCGACCAGCCGGCCGCGATCGCCCAGCTGGCCGAACGCATCCAGGCGGGGGAGAAGGACGTCGTCCTCCTGGGCGCCACGGGCACCGGCAAGAGCGCGACCACCGCGTGGCTCATCGAGAAGCTCCAGCGGCCGACGCTCGTCATGGCGCCGAACAAGACGCTCGCCGCGCAGCTCGCGACCGAGTTCCGCGAGCTGCTGCCCAACAACGCGGTCGAGTACTTCGTGTCGTACTACGACTACTACCAGCCCGAGGCGTACATCGCGCAGACGGACACCTACATCGAGAAGGACTCGTCGATCAACGACGAGGTCGAGCGGCTGCGGCACTCCGCGACGTCGTCGCTGCTCACGCGCCGCGACACGATCGTGGTCGCGTCGGTGTCGTGCATCTACGGCCTGGGCACCCCGCAGGAGTACGTGGACCGCATGGTCCGGCTCGACGTCGGCGACGTCGTCGACCGCGACGAGATGCTGCGCCGGTTCGTGCAGATGCAGTACACGCGCAACGACATGGCGTTCACCCGCGGCACGTTCCGGGTCCGCGGCGACACGGTCGAGATCATCCCGGTCTACGAGGAGCTCGCCGTGCGTATCGAGATGTTCGGCGACGAGATCGAGGCGATCCAGACGCTGCACCCGCTCACGGGCGAGGTCGTGCGCGACGAGCAGAGCGTCTACCTGTTCCCCGCCACGCACTACGTCGCCGGACCGGAACGCATGGAGCGCGCGATCGAGGGCATCGAGGCCGAGCTCGAGGAGCGCCTCGCCGAGCTGGAGCGGCAGAACAAGCTGCTCGAGGCGCAGCGGCTGCGCATGCGCACGACGTACGACATCGAGATGATGCGCTCGATCGGCACGTGCAACGGCATCGAGAACTACTCGCGGCACATCGACGGCCGCGCGGCCGGCTCACCGCCGAACACGCTGCTCGACTACTTCCCCGAGGACTTCCTGCTCGTCATCGACGAGTCGCACGTGACCGTCCCGCAGATCGGCGCCATGTACGAGGGCGACATGTCGCGCAAGCGCTCGCTCGTCGAGCACGGCTTCCGCCTGCCCAGCGCGATGGACAACCGGCCCCTGCGCTGGGAGGAGTTCGTCGAGCGCATCGGCCAGACGGTCTACCTGTCAGCGACGCCCGGCGACTACGAGCTGTCCATGTCGGACGGCGTGGTCGAGCAGATCATCCGCCCGACCGGCCTCGTCGACCCGGAGGTCGTGGTCAAGCCGACGACCGGCCAGATCGACGACCTGCTGCACGAGATCCGCGAGCGGGTCGAGCGCGACGAGCGCGTCCTCGTCACGACGCTGACCAAGAAGATGGCGGAGGACCTCACCGACTACCTGCTCGAGAAGGACGTGCGGGTGCGGTACCTGCACTCCGAGGTCGACACGCTGCGGCGCGTCGAGCTGCTGCGCGAGCTGCGCCTCGGCGAGTACGACGTGCTCGTCGGCATCAACCTGCTCCGCGAGGGTCTCGACCTGCCGGAGGTGTCGCTCGTCGCGATCCTCGACGCGGACAAGGAGGGCTTCCTGCGCTCGGAGCGGTCGCTCATCCAGACGATCGGCCGCGCCGCCCGCAACGTCACCGGTCAGGTGCACATGTACGCCGACAAGGTCACGCCGGCGATGCGGTACGCGATCGACGAGACCAACCGGCGCCGCGCGAAGCAGATCGCCTACAACACCGAGCGCGGGATCGACCCGCAGCCGCTGCGCAAGAAGATCGCCGACGTCACGGACATGCTCGCGCGCGAGGACATCGACACCCAGCAGCTCCTCGCCGGCGGCTACCGCAAGCCGGCCGCCACGGGCAAGGGGCGCGCGCCCCTGCCGGGCGCGCCCAAGGAGGGCGCGACGACGGGCAACCGGCTCGCGGGTGCCGCGGCGGGCGAGCTCGCGGAGCTGATCCAGGAGCTCAGCGACCAGATGCACGCCGCGGCCGCGGAGCTGCAGTTCGAGGTCGCCGCCCGGCTGCGCGACGAGATCGCCGGGCTCAAGAAGGAGCTGCGCCAGATGCAGGCCGCCACGGCCTGA
- a CDS encoding TerC family protein: MIHELPVWFEGVALTAILVLLLADLAIVARRPHVPSMRESALWVSFYVGLAVVFGLVVAAVGGGAPAGEFFAGWLTEYSLSVDNLFVFVIIMSRFAVPRDQQQKVLMVGIIVALVLRAGFILAGAAIIEQFVWVFYLFGAFLIYTAVKLLAGDDEDEEYKENVAIRLLRRVVPVTEHYDGSRVRTVVDGRRLFTPMLVVFVAIGTTDLLFALDSIPAIFGLTKDPFIVFTTNVFALMGLRQLYFLLGGLLERLVYLPVALAVILGFIGVKLVFEAMHENTLPFVNGGEHIAWAPEIPIWLSLTVIIGSLAIATVASLWKTARAAAIAARELEAELAGGDAVTTREP; encoded by the coding sequence GTGATCCACGAGCTGCCCGTCTGGTTCGAGGGCGTCGCCCTCACCGCGATCCTCGTGCTCCTCCTCGCGGACCTCGCGATCGTGGCGCGCCGTCCGCACGTGCCGAGCATGCGCGAGAGCGCCCTCTGGGTCTCGTTCTACGTGGGGCTGGCCGTCGTCTTCGGGCTGGTCGTGGCCGCCGTGGGCGGCGGCGCGCCCGCGGGCGAGTTCTTCGCCGGCTGGCTCACCGAGTACTCGCTGAGCGTCGACAACCTCTTCGTGTTCGTCATCATCATGTCGCGCTTCGCGGTGCCGCGGGACCAGCAGCAGAAGGTCCTCATGGTCGGCATCATCGTCGCGCTCGTCCTGCGCGCCGGCTTCATCCTCGCGGGCGCCGCGATCATCGAGCAGTTCGTCTGGGTCTTCTACCTGTTCGGCGCCTTCCTCATCTACACCGCGGTCAAGCTCCTCGCGGGCGACGACGAGGACGAGGAGTACAAGGAGAACGTCGCGATCCGGCTGCTGCGGCGCGTCGTCCCCGTCACCGAGCACTACGACGGCTCGCGCGTGCGGACCGTGGTCGACGGGCGGCGCCTCTTCACCCCGATGCTCGTGGTGTTCGTCGCGATCGGCACGACCGACCTGCTGTTCGCGCTCGACTCGATCCCCGCGATCTTCGGCCTCACCAAGGACCCGTTCATCGTCTTCACGACGAACGTGTTCGCCCTCATGGGCCTGCGCCAGCTGTACTTCCTGCTCGGCGGGCTGCTCGAGAGGCTCGTCTACCTGCCCGTGGCGCTCGCGGTCATCCTGGGCTTCATCGGCGTCAAGCTCGTCTTCGAGGCGATGCACGAGAACACGCTGCCGTTCGTCAACGGCGGCGAGCACATCGCCTGGGCGCCCGAGATCCCGATCTGGCTCTCGCTCACGGTCATCATCGGCTCGCTGGCGATCGCGACGGTCGCCAGCCTGTGGAAGACGGCGCGGGCCGCGGCGATCGCGGCCCGTGAGCTCGAGGCCGAGCTGGCGGGGGGCGACGCCGTGACGACCCGCGAGCCCTGA
- a CDS encoding OsmC family protein, producing MGAHHAYAVTVTWPVGQPSGEPGTPVGTTSYTAYPRDHEVRIAGKPALPGSADPAYRGDRTRYNPEELFVASLAQCHMLWFLHLAAESGVVVREYTDDATGTMRVEARGEGSFTDVTLHPRVVADPGPRVDDESLAALHHKAHAMCFIARSVNFPVLVEPAPVRTTVVSAG from the coding sequence ATGGGAGCCCACCACGCGTACGCCGTCACCGTCACCTGGCCCGTCGGGCAGCCGTCCGGCGAGCCCGGGACGCCGGTCGGCACCACCTCGTACACCGCCTACCCGCGCGACCACGAGGTGCGCATCGCGGGCAAGCCCGCGCTGCCGGGCAGCGCCGACCCGGCGTACCGGGGGGACCGCACGCGGTACAACCCGGAGGAGCTGTTCGTCGCGAGCCTCGCGCAGTGCCACATGCTGTGGTTCCTGCACCTGGCCGCCGAGAGCGGCGTCGTCGTGCGCGAGTACACCGACGACGCGACGGGCACTATGCGGGTCGAGGCCCGCGGCGAGGGCAGCTTCACCGACGTGACGCTGCACCCGCGCGTCGTCGCGGACCCCGGGCCGCGGGTCGACGACGAGTCGCTCGCCGCGCTGCACCACAAGGCCCATGCGATGTGCTTCATCGCGCGCTCGGTGAACTTCCCCGTGCTGGTCGA
- a CDS encoding TerC family protein, translated as MDVPVWVWIVTVAVILAMLAVDYLGHVRTPHAPSLRESAWWSLAYVGVAIVFGFIVWAGWGATYGGEYFAGYITEKSLSVDNLFVFVLIMTSFRVPREYQQRVLLIGITIALVLRTVFIVAGVALIENFSWVFYVFGAFLIWTAIAQARSGTEHEEEYHENALLRLTRRLLPTTDTYVGDRMLVKVDGRRFITPMLIVMIAIGSADLLFAVDSIPAIFGLTQEAFLVFTANAFSLLGLRQLYFLVDGLLDRLVYLAYGLAAILGFIGIKLVIHALHTNELAFINGGEHVEVIPEIPTAVSLTYIVVVLAITTVASLLSGRRAKVGQTFGEDAS; from the coding sequence GTGGACGTACCCGTGTGGGTATGGATCGTCACCGTCGCCGTCATCCTGGCGATGCTCGCCGTCGACTACCTCGGCCACGTGCGCACGCCGCACGCGCCGTCGCTGCGCGAGTCGGCGTGGTGGTCGCTGGCCTACGTCGGCGTCGCGATCGTGTTCGGCTTCATCGTGTGGGCCGGCTGGGGCGCGACGTACGGCGGCGAGTACTTCGCCGGCTACATCACCGAGAAGTCGTTGAGCGTCGACAACCTCTTCGTCTTCGTGCTCATCATGACGAGCTTCCGGGTGCCGCGGGAGTACCAGCAGCGCGTGCTGCTCATCGGGATCACGATCGCGCTGGTGCTGCGCACGGTGTTCATCGTGGCGGGCGTCGCGCTCATCGAGAACTTCAGCTGGGTGTTCTACGTCTTCGGCGCGTTCCTCATCTGGACCGCGATCGCGCAGGCGCGCTCCGGCACGGAGCACGAGGAGGAGTACCACGAGAACGCCCTGCTGCGGCTCACGCGCCGGCTGCTCCCGACGACGGACACCTACGTCGGCGACCGCATGCTCGTGAAGGTCGACGGCAGGCGCTTCATCACGCCCATGCTCATCGTGATGATCGCCATCGGCAGCGCCGACCTGCTGTTCGCGGTGGACTCGATCCCGGCGATCTTCGGCCTCACGCAGGAGGCGTTCCTCGTCTTCACGGCGAACGCGTTCTCGCTGCTCGGCCTGCGCCAGCTCTACTTCCTCGTGGACGGCCTGCTCGACCGGCTCGTCTACCTCGCCTACGGCCTCGCCGCGATCCTCGGCTTCATCGGCATCAAGCTCGTCATCCACGCGCTGCACACCAACGAGCTGGCGTTCATCAACGGCGGCGAGCACGTCGAGGTGATCCCCGAGATCCCGACGGCGGTCTCCCTGACCTACATCGTGGTCGTCCTGGCCATCACCACGGTGGCCTCCCTGCTCAGCGGCCGCCGCGCCAAGGTCGGACAGACCTTCGGTGAGGACGCCTCGTGA
- a CDS encoding YciI family protein has translation MATFAVTYVYSSDTDRLDAVRADHRAYLRALHERGVVRVSGPLPATDGAPAGALLVVEADDVTGALRALDDDPFRREGLVVERSAREWVPVIGGFAS, from the coding sequence ATGGCCACCTTCGCCGTCACCTACGTGTACAGCAGCGACACCGACCGTCTCGACGCCGTGCGAGCCGACCACCGCGCGTACCTGCGCGCGCTCCACGAGCGCGGCGTCGTGCGCGTCTCGGGACCGCTGCCCGCGACCGACGGGGCACCGGCGGGCGCGCTGCTCGTCGTCGAGGCCGACGACGTCACGGGCGCGCTGCGGGCGCTCGACGACGACCCGTTCCGCCGCGAGGGTCTCGTCGTCGAGCGCTCGGCTCGCGAGTGGGTGCCGGTGATCGGCGGCTTCGCGAGCTGA